The following are encoded together in the Salmonella enterica subsp. enterica serovar Choleraesuis genome:
- the gpsA gene encoding glycerol-3-phosphate dehydrogenase [NAD(P)+] yields MTNVSASMTVIGAGSYGTALAITLARNGHPVVLWGHDPKHIATLEADRCNAAFLPDVPFPDNLLLESDLATAVAASRDILVVVPSHVFGMVLGQIQPLMRADARVVWATKGLEAETGRLLQDVAREKLGDKIPLAVISGPTFAKELAAGLPTAIAVAATDNQFSDDLQKLFHCGKSFRVYSNPDVIGVQLGGAVKNVIAIGAGMSDGIGFGANARTALITRGLAEMSRLGAALGADPATFMGMAGLGDLVLTCTDNQSRNRRFGMALGQGKGVEEAQEQIGQVVEGYRNTKEVRELAARVGVEMPITEQIYQVLYCGKNAREAALTLLGRASKGERSGQ; encoded by the coding sequence ATGACTAACGTTAGTGCGTCAATGACAGTGATCGGTGCCGGCTCCTACGGCACCGCTCTGGCTATCACGCTAGCCAGAAACGGGCACCCTGTCGTTTTATGGGGACACGACCCAAAACACATCGCGACTCTCGAGGCCGATCGCTGTAATGCGGCCTTCCTGCCCGACGTTCCATTTCCGGATAATCTGCTGCTTGAAAGCGACCTGGCGACTGCTGTGGCAGCCAGTCGCGATATTCTGGTCGTGGTTCCCAGCCATGTATTTGGCATGGTACTGGGCCAGATTCAGCCGTTAATGCGGGCTGATGCGCGGGTAGTTTGGGCGACCAAAGGGCTCGAGGCAGAAACCGGGCGTTTATTGCAGGACGTTGCTCGCGAAAAGCTGGGGGATAAAATTCCTCTGGCGGTGATTTCCGGCCCCACATTTGCCAAAGAGCTGGCAGCTGGCTTGCCTACGGCTATCGCCGTGGCGGCAACAGATAACCAGTTCTCTGATGATTTACAAAAACTGTTTCACTGCGGAAAAAGCTTCCGGGTGTACAGCAACCCTGACGTGATTGGCGTTCAGCTCGGCGGTGCGGTGAAAAACGTTATCGCTATCGGAGCCGGGATGTCCGATGGCATCGGGTTTGGCGCTAATGCTCGTACGGCTTTAATCACCCGTGGTCTTGCGGAAATGTCGCGTCTTGGTGCCGCTTTAGGCGCCGATCCTGCCACTTTTATGGGGATGGCGGGTTTAGGTGATTTGGTCTTGACCTGTACCGATAACCAATCGCGTAACCGCCGCTTCGGCATGGCCCTTGGGCAGGGTAAAGGCGTTGAAGAAGCCCAGGAGCAAATTGGCCAGGTGGTTGAAGGCTACCGCAACACGAAAGAGGTGCGGGAGCTTGCAGCGCGCGTTGGTGTAGAAATGCCAATAACCGAGCAAATTTATCAGGTATTATACTGCGGAAAAAATGCGCGCGAAGCGGCGCTGACTTTACTGGGTCGAGCCAGTAAAGGCGAACGCAGCGGCCAGTAG
- the cdh gene encoding CDP-diacylglycerol pyrophosphatase produces the protein MLKKAVIAFFLLTIVCGGGAWWLSHNHPDALRRIVLDQCVANARVHHSPRPCQYVDTDAGYALLKDRNGPLQYLLLPTIELSGIESPLLLNPATTNYFADAWQSREVLSQRFGQRIPDSALSLAINSQFGRSQNQLHIHISCLRPGVRALLDRYTSTLSRSWAPFPEPLNRNRYLALTLTAQELRSVSPFIRLYREYPAAREHMGRFSLLVAQVGDGSFILLATERNLPVLNFAHAEELQDHECGLLKGSGAK, from the coding sequence ATGCTCAAAAAAGCGGTAATTGCATTTTTTTTACTCACTATAGTCTGCGGTGGCGGCGCGTGGTGGCTCAGCCATAACCATCCTGATGCATTACGGCGGATAGTCCTCGACCAGTGCGTGGCAAATGCTCGCGTTCATCACTCACCTCGACCCTGCCAATATGTCGATACAGACGCGGGATATGCGCTGCTAAAAGATCGTAACGGCCCGCTGCAATACCTGCTGTTGCCGACTATTGAGCTATCCGGGATTGAAAGCCCTCTGCTGTTAAATCCCGCCACGACTAACTACTTTGCCGATGCCTGGCAAAGCCGGGAAGTGCTAAGTCAGCGCTTTGGTCAGCGAATACCGGATAGCGCACTGTCGCTGGCCATTAACAGTCAGTTCGGGCGTTCACAAAATCAGCTGCATATCCATATCTCTTGTCTGCGCCCTGGAGTTCGGGCGTTGCTCGATAGATATACCAGTACTTTAAGCAGAAGCTGGGCACCATTCCCTGAACCATTAAATCGTAATCGCTATCTGGCGCTTACGCTGACGGCTCAGGAGTTGCGTAGCGTTTCACCTTTCATCCGCCTTTACCGTGAATATCCTGCTGCCAGAGAACATATGGGGCGCTTTAGCCTGTTGGTAGCCCAGGTCGGTGATGGTTCCTTCATTCTGCTGGCTACTGAGCGTAATCTGCCAGTGCTGAATTTTGCTCATGCGGAAGAGTTGCAGGATCATGAGTGTGGGTTATTAAAAGGCTCTGGGGCTAAGTGA
- the fieF gene encoding cation-efflux pump FieF: MNQQYGRLVSRAAAAATVMATLLLIIKIFAWWYTGSVSVLAALVDSLVDIAASLTNLLVVRYSLQPADEDHAFGHGKAESLAALAQSMFISGSALFLFLTGIQHLARPEEMRSPLVGVVVTVVALISTLILVAFQRWVVRRTQSQAVRADMLHYQSDVLMNGAILIALALSWYGWHRADSLFALGIGVYILYSALRMGYEAVQSLLDRTLPEDECQAIIDIARGWPEVEGAHDLRTRQSGPTRFIQLHLEMDDSLPLVQAHHIAEQVEHAILERFPGSDVIIHQDPGSAVAAVHQGKFML; encoded by the coding sequence ATGAATCAACAGTATGGACGGCTGGTAAGCCGCGCTGCAGCGGCGGCTACCGTAATGGCCACCCTGTTACTTATTATCAAGATTTTTGCCTGGTGGTATACCGGCTCTGTCAGCGTTCTGGCGGCATTGGTGGATTCGCTGGTAGATATTGCGGCATCGCTTACGAATTTGCTGGTAGTGCGTTATTCGCTTCAGCCTGCTGACGAAGATCACGCTTTTGGCCACGGTAAGGCGGAATCTCTGGCCGCTTTAGCGCAAAGTATGTTTATCTCCGGTTCCGCCCTGTTTCTGTTCCTCACTGGTATTCAGCATTTGGCGCGGCCTGAAGAGATGCGGTCACCGTTAGTCGGGGTGGTGGTCACCGTCGTGGCTCTGATATCTACATTGATTCTTGTGGCCTTTCAGCGCTGGGTGGTCAGAAGAACGCAAAGCCAGGCGGTTCGGGCCGATATGCTGCATTATCAGTCTGATGTGTTGATGAATGGAGCAATTCTGATAGCGCTCGCTTTGTCCTGGTATGGATGGCATCGGGCTGATTCGCTATTTGCGCTGGGGATCGGTGTCTATATTTTGTATAGCGCATTGCGAATGGGCTATGAGGCGGTTCAGTCGTTGCTCGATAGAACGTTGCCTGAAGACGAGTGCCAGGCCATCATCGACATTGCGCGGGGCTGGCCGGAGGTAGAGGGTGCGCATGATTTACGCACCCGCCAGTCGGGGCCGACGCGTTTTATTCAGCTCCATCTGGAAATGGACGATTCCTTACCGCTGGTGCAGGCTCATCATATAGCCGAGCAGGTAGAGCACGCCATCCTGGAGCGGTTTCCGGGGTCGGATGTAATTATTCATCAGGATCCTGGCTCTGCGGTCGCGGCGGTGCACCAGGGAAAATTCATGCTGTAG
- the cysE gene encoding serine acetyltransferase, producing MSCEELDVVWKNIKAEARELADCEPMLASFYHATLLKHENLGSALSYMLANKLSSAIMPAIAIREVVEEAYAADPNMIASAACDIQAVRTRDPAVDKYSTPLLYLKGFHALQAHRIGHWLWNEGRKALAIFLQNQVSVTFQVDIHPAARIGRGIMLDHATGIVIGETAVVENDVSILQSVTLGGTGKSGGDRHPKIREGVMIGAGAKILGNIEVGRGAKIGAGSVVLQPIPPHTTAAGVPARIVGRPGSEKPSMDMDQHFNGSAQGFENGDGI from the coding sequence ATGTCGTGTGAAGAGCTGGATGTAGTTTGGAAAAACATTAAAGCCGAAGCCCGTGAACTGGCTGATTGTGAGCCGATGCTCGCCAGCTTTTATCACGCGACCTTACTCAAACATGAGAATCTCGGCAGCGCGCTGAGTTACATGCTGGCCAATAAACTCTCCTCGGCCATTATGCCGGCTATCGCTATCCGCGAAGTAGTGGAAGAGGCTTATGCCGCCGATCCAAATATGATTGCTTCCGCTGCTTGTGATATTCAAGCCGTGCGCACGCGCGACCCGGCGGTAGATAAGTATTCTACTCCGCTGCTCTACCTTAAAGGTTTTCACGCTCTACAGGCCCATCGTATTGGCCACTGGCTGTGGAATGAAGGCCGTAAGGCGTTGGCAATTTTCCTTCAAAACCAGGTATCGGTAACTTTCCAGGTCGATATTCACCCCGCTGCGCGTATCGGGCGTGGGATCATGCTCGATCATGCTACCGGGATTGTGATCGGTGAAACTGCCGTGGTGGAAAATGATGTATCTATCCTACAGTCGGTGACTTTAGGCGGTACCGGTAAGAGCGGCGGCGATCGTCATCCTAAGATCCGTGAAGGCGTGATGATTGGGGCCGGGGCGAAAATCCTCGGCAATATCGAAGTGGGGCGTGGAGCTAAAATTGGCGCAGGCTCAGTGGTGCTGCAACCGATCCCTCCACACACCACGGCGGCCGGCGTACCGGCGCGCATTGTTGGCCGTCCGGGCAGTGAAAAGCCGTCGATGGATATGGATCAGCATTTCAACGGCAGTGCTCAGGGCTTTGAAAACGGCGATGGTATTTAG
- a CDS encoding glutaredoxin 3 — translation MAKIEIYTKATCPFCHRAKALLESKGAEFIELPIDGNAEKREEMIKRSDRTTVPQVFIDGQHIGGCDDLYALDARGGLDPLLSK, via the coding sequence ATGGCTAAGATTGAGATCTACACCAAAGCGACTTGCCCATTTTGCCACCGCGCCAAAGCGCTGTTAGAAAGCAAAGGTGCTGAGTTTATCGAGCTGCCGATTGACGGTAATGCCGAAAAACGTGAAGAGATGATTAAACGCAGCGATCGCACCACCGTGCCACAGGTTTTTATTGATGGGCAGCACATTGGTGGCTGCGACGACTTGTATGCACTGGATGCGCGTGGTGGACTGGATCCGCTGCTCAGTAAATGA
- the yibK gene encoding tRNA (cytidine(34)-2'-O)-methyltransferase translates to MLNIVLYEPEIPPNTGNIIRLCANTGFRLHIIEPMGFTWDDKRLRRAGLDYHEFTSVLRHHDYAAFLASEQPQRLFALTTKGTPAHSAVSYQDGDYLMFGPETRGLPATILDELPAQQKIRIPMVADSRSMNLSNAVSVVVYEAWRQLGYPGALLRD, encoded by the coding sequence ATGCTCAATATCGTTCTTTATGAACCTGAAATCCCACCTAACACCGGGAATATCATCCGTCTGTGCGCCAATACTGGCTTTCGCCTGCACATCATTGAACCTATGGGTTTTACCTGGGATGACAAGCGACTGCGCCGGGCAGGGCTGGATTACCATGAGTTCACATCAGTGCTACGCCATCACGACTACGCCGCGTTTTTAGCCAGCGAGCAGCCACAGCGCCTGTTTGCACTGACGACCAAAGGTACGCCAGCGCACAGCGCTGTAAGCTATCAGGATGGAGACTATCTGATGTTTGGTCCGGAGACCCGTGGACTTCCGGCGACCATTCTCGACGAACTGCCAGCCCAACAGAAAATACGTATTCCGATGGTAGCCGACAGCCGCAGTATGAACCTGTCTAACGCCGTTTCTGTCGTGGTATACGAGGCCTGGCGACAGTTAGGATACCCTGGAGCCTTGCTACGCGACTAA
- the pfkA gene encoding ATP-dependent 6-phosphofructokinase has protein sequence MIKKIGVLTSGGDAPGMNAAIRGVVRTALTEGLEVFGIYDGYLGLYEDRMIQLDRYSVSDMINRGGTFLGSARFPEFREEHIRTVAIENMKKRGIDALVVIGGDGSYMGAKRLTEMGFPCIGLPGTIDNDVAGTDYTIGYFTALSTVVEAIDRLRDTSSSHQRISIVEVMGRYCGDLTLAAAIAGGCEFIVLPEVEFNREELVNAIKAGIAKGKKHAIVAITEHICDVNELSKYIESETERETRATVLGHIQRGGSPVPYDRILASRMGRYAIELLLQGYGGRCVGIQNEKMVHHDIIDAIENMKRPFKGDWLDCAKQLY, from the coding sequence ATGATTAAGAAAATCGGTGTATTGACGAGTGGCGGTGATGCCCCGGGCATGAACGCGGCGATTCGCGGCGTAGTGCGTACGGCTCTGACAGAAGGACTGGAAGTTTTCGGTATTTATGACGGCTATCTTGGTCTGTATGAAGATCGAATGATTCAGCTCGACCGTTACAGCGTTTCTGACATGATTAACCGCGGCGGTACATTCCTCGGGTCTGCGCGTTTCCCTGAATTCCGTGAAGAACATATTCGCACTGTAGCTATCGAAAATATGAAAAAGCGCGGTATTGATGCGCTGGTCGTTATCGGTGGTGATGGTTCTTATATGGGTGCCAAGCGTCTGACTGAAATGGGGTTCCCATGCATTGGCCTGCCGGGCACCATTGATAACGATGTTGCCGGTACCGACTACACCATTGGTTACTTCACCGCGTTAAGCACTGTTGTCGAAGCTATCGACCGCCTGCGCGACACCTCTTCTTCTCACCAGCGTATCTCTATCGTCGAAGTGATGGGCCGTTACTGTGGTGACCTGACCCTGGCTGCAGCCATAGCCGGTGGTTGTGAATTCATCGTTCTGCCGGAAGTTGAGTTCAACCGTGAAGAGCTGGTTAACGCTATCAAAGCCGGTATCGCTAAAGGTAAAAAACATGCCATCGTGGCTATCACCGAGCACATCTGCGATGTGAATGAGCTGTCTAAATACATTGAGTCAGAAACAGAGCGTGAAACTCGCGCGACTGTTCTGGGCCACATTCAGCGTGGCGGTTCCCCGGTTCCTTATGACCGTATTCTGGCTTCACGTATGGGGCGTTATGCGATTGAGCTGCTGCTGCAAGGCTACGGTGGCCGCTGCGTAGGTATTCAGAACGAGAAGATGGTGCATCATGACATCATCGACGCGATCGAAAATATGAAGCGTCCGTTCAAAGGCGACTGGCTGGACTGCGCCAAACAGCTTTACTAA
- a CDS encoding DNA-binding response regulator — translation MNKILLVDDDRELTSLLKELLDMEGFNVVVAHDGAQALDLLDDSIDLLLLDVMMPKKNGIDTLKELRQNHQTPVIMLTARGSELDRVLGLELGADDYLPKPFNDRELVARIRAILRRSHWSEQQSTDTSSPTLEVDGLSLNPGRQEASFDGEVLELTGTEFTLLYLLAQHLGQVVSREHLSQEVLGKRLTPFDRAIDMHISNLRRKLPDRKDGHPWFKTLRGRGYLMVSAS, via the coding sequence ATGAATAAAATATTACTAGTAGATGATGATCGAGAGCTGACTTCCCTACTCAAGGAATTGCTCGACATGGAAGGGTTTAACGTAGTGGTCGCTCACGATGGTGCACAGGCGCTTGACCTCCTGGACGATAGCATCGATCTGCTGCTGCTTGACGTCATGATGCCAAAGAAAAACGGTATCGATACGCTCAAAGAGCTGCGTCAGAACCATCAAACTCCCGTGATTATGTTGACCGCACGCGGCAGCGAGCTTGACCGGGTTCTCGGCCTGGAACTGGGTGCAGATGACTATCTGCCAAAACCATTTAATGATCGTGAATTGGTTGCTCGCATCCGAGCCATTTTACGCCGCTCGCACTGGAGCGAACAGCAAAGCACCGACACCAGCTCCCCAACGCTGGAGGTGGACGGGTTAAGCCTGAATCCGGGCCGCCAGGAAGCCAGCTTCGATGGCGAAGTGCTTGAGCTTACGGGTACCGAATTCACCCTGCTTTATCTGCTGGCGCAGCATCTGGGACAGGTTGTCTCTCGCGAGCATTTAAGCCAGGAAGTATTGGGTAAACGCCTGACGCCTTTTGACCGTGCGATTGATATGCACATTTCCAACCTGCGTCGTAAGCTGCCGGACCGTAAAGACGGTCACCCATGGTTTAAAACCTTACGCGGCCGCGGATATCTGATGGTATCAGCTTCATGA
- the sbp gene encoding sulfate-binding protein — translation MNKWGLGLTLLLAAGSVLAKDIQMLNVSYDPTRELYEQYNKAFTQYWQQKTGDKVTVRQSHGGSGKQATSVINGIDADVVTLALAYDVDAIADRGKIAKDWAARLPDNSAPYTSTIVFLVRKGNPKQIHDWNDLVKPGVSVITPNPKSSGGARWNYLAAWGYGLHHNNNDQAKAQDFVKALYKNVEVLDSGARGSTNTFVERGIGDVLIAWENEALLAVNKLGKGEFEVVTPSESILAEPTVAVVDKVADKKGTREVAEAYLKYLYSPQGQEIAAQNFYRPRDEKVAEKYTAQFPKLKLFTIDQQFGGWRKAQEVHFSNGGTFDQISKR, via the coding sequence ATGAATAAATGGGGTCTGGGGTTAACGTTATTACTGGCGGCTGGCAGCGTACTGGCAAAAGATATTCAAATGCTGAATGTTTCATACGATCCGACGCGCGAACTGTATGAGCAGTACAACAAGGCTTTTACTCAATACTGGCAGCAAAAAACCGGCGATAAAGTCACCGTGCGTCAGTCACACGGCGGCTCTGGTAAGCAGGCCACCTCGGTTATCAACGGGATTGATGCTGATGTTGTTACCCTTGCCCTGGCCTACGATGTGGATGCGATTGCCGATCGCGGCAAAATAGCTAAAGACTGGGCTGCCCGCCTGCCGGACAATTCTGCTCCATACACCTCGACAATTGTTTTCCTGGTGCGCAAAGGCAACCCCAAACAGATTCATGACTGGAATGATCTGGTGAAACCAGGCGTATCGGTTATTACCCCCAACCCGAAAAGCTCAGGCGGCGCTCGCTGGAACTACCTCGCGGCATGGGGCTATGGCCTCCATCACAATAATAATGATCAGGCCAAAGCACAGGATTTCGTGAAGGCGCTGTATAAAAATGTTGAGGTATTGGACTCCGGGGCTCGCGGTTCGACCAATACCTTTGTTGAGCGCGGCATCGGAGATGTGCTGATTGCATGGGAAAATGAAGCACTGCTGGCGGTAAATAAGCTTGGAAAAGGTGAGTTTGAGGTTGTTACCCCAAGTGAATCCATTCTGGCTGAGCCGACCGTTGCAGTTGTAGATAAAGTGGCCGATAAAAAGGGTACTCGTGAGGTCGCTGAAGCCTATCTGAAGTATCTCTATTCACCACAAGGCCAGGAGATTGCGGCGCAAAACTTCTACCGCCCGCGTGATGAAAAAGTGGCCGAGAAATATACTGCCCAGTTCCCGAAATTGAAGCTATTCACCATCGACCAGCAGTTTGGCGGTTGGCGTAAAGCTCAGGAAGTGCATTTCTCTAACGGCGGCACTTTTGACCAGATTAGTAAGCGTTAA
- the cpxA gene encoding two-component sensor histidine kinase gives MISSLTARIFAIFWLTLALVLMLVLMLPKLDNRQMTELLQSEQRQGVMIEQHVEAELISSPPNDLMWWRRLFHAIDKWAPPGQRLILVTSEGRVIGAQRNEMQIIRNFIGQSDNSDHPQKKKYGRVELVGPFSVRDGEDFYQLYLIRPASSSQSDFINLLFDRPLLLLIVTMLVSAPLLLWLAWSLAKPARKLKNAADEVAQGNLRQHPELEAGPQEFMAAGSSFNQMVSALERMMNGQQRLLSDISHELRTPLTRLQLGTALLRRRSGESKELERIETEAQRLDGMINDLLVMSRSQQKAALVSEHLKANQLWGEVLDNAVFEAEQKGKALEITYPPGPWPLYGNRNALESALENIVRNALRYSWNKIAVNFSVDKDGITINVDDDGPGVSPEDREQIFRPFFRTDEARDRESGGTGLGLAIVDTVVQQHRGWVKAEDSPLGGLRLTLWLPLYHRT, from the coding sequence ATGATAAGCAGCCTCACTGCGCGTATTTTTGCAATTTTCTGGCTTACTCTGGCACTGGTGCTAATGCTGGTGCTGATGTTACCCAAACTGGATAACAGGCAGATGACGGAGCTTCTGCAGAGTGAGCAGCGCCAGGGAGTCATGATTGAACAACACGTTGAAGCCGAGCTAATTAGCTCTCCTCCCAATGATCTGATGTGGTGGCGTCGGCTGTTTCACGCTATCGACAAATGGGCACCTCCCGGCCAGCGCCTGATTCTGGTCACCAGTGAGGGGCGAGTCATCGGCGCTCAGCGTAATGAGATGCAGATTATCCGTAACTTTATTGGTCAGTCGGATAACTCAGATCATCCGCAGAAAAAGAAATATGGCCGCGTAGAGCTGGTTGGGCCGTTCTCGGTCCGTGATGGAGAAGATTTTTATCAACTCTATTTGATTCGTCCGGCCAGCAGTTCACAGTCTGATTTCATTAACCTTCTGTTTGACCGACCTCTGCTGCTGCTTATCGTCACGATGCTGGTCAGCGCCCCGCTGCTGCTATGGCTGGCATGGAGTCTGGCAAAACCAGCCCGTAAGCTGAAAAATGCCGCCGATGAGGTTGCTCAAGGGAATCTGCGTCAGCATCCAGAGCTTGAAGCGGGTCCTCAGGAATTTATGGCCGCAGGCTCAAGCTTTAACCAGATGGTTTCGGCGCTGGAGCGGATGATGAACGGTCAGCAGCGGCTGCTGTCGGACATCTCCCACGAACTTCGCACCCCGCTTACCCGGCTACAGCTAGGCACCGCCCTGCTACGTCGCCGCAGCGGTGAAAGCAAAGAGCTGGAGCGGATTGAGACCGAAGCACAGCGTCTCGATGGCATGATTAACGATCTGCTGGTCATGTCGCGCAGTCAGCAGAAGGCGGCACTGGTTAGCGAGCATCTCAAAGCTAACCAGCTCTGGGGTGAGGTTCTGGATAACGCAGTGTTTGAGGCCGAACAAAAAGGCAAAGCGCTAGAAATAACCTATCCGCCTGGCCCATGGCCGCTATATGGCAACCGTAACGCTCTGGAAAGCGCCCTGGAAAACATTGTGCGTAACGCCCTGCGTTATTCATGGAATAAGATTGCGGTTAACTTCTCGGTCGATAAAGACGGCATCACCATTAACGTTGATGATGATGGCCCTGGCGTAAGCCCGGAAGACAGAGAACAGATTTTCCGCCCATTCTTCCGTACCGATGAAGCACGCGATCGTGAGTCTGGCGGTACCGGCCTTGGGCTGGCGATTGTTGATACCGTAGTCCAGCAACACCGGGGCTGGGTAAAAGCAGAAGACAGCCCGCTTGGCGGATTGCGTCTGACGCTGTGGCTTCCTCTCTATCACCGCACCTAA
- the secB gene encoding protein-export protein SecB, with product MSEQNNTEMNFQIQRIYTKDISFEAPNAPAVFQKEWQPEVKLDLDTASTQLADGVFEVVLRVTVTATMEEETAFLCEVQQAGIFTIGGIEGTQMAHCLGAYCPNILFPYARECITNLVSRGTFPQLNLAPVNFDALFMSYLQQQSEEGEQKQDA from the coding sequence ATGTCAGAACAAAACAACACCGAAATGAACTTCCAGATCCAGCGCATCTATACTAAGGATATCTCCTTTGAAGCGCCTAACGCTCCAGCTGTTTTCCAGAAAGAGTGGCAGCCTGAAGTAAAACTGGATCTGGATACTGCTTCCACCCAGCTGGCTGATGGCGTATTTGAAGTTGTGCTGCGCGTAACCGTAACCGCGACGATGGAAGAAGAAACTGCATTTCTGTGCGAAGTCCAGCAGGCTGGCATTTTCACCATTGGTGGTATTGAAGGGACTCAGATGGCTCATTGCCTCGGCGCATACTGCCCGAACATTCTGTTCCCGTATGCTCGTGAATGCATCACTAACCTGGTTTCCCGCGGTACTTTCCCGCAGTTGAACCTTGCACCGGTAAACTTTGACGCGCTGTTCATGAGCTATCTGCAGCAGCAGTCAGAAGAAGGTGAGCAAAAACAGGACGCGTAA
- a CDS encoding rhodanese-like domain-containing protein, which produces MQDIMQFVGRHSVLSIAWLALLAAVIYTTFQGLTSKVKVITRGEATRLINKEDAIVVDLRQRDDYRKGHIASAVNLMPAEIKAGNLGELEKHKSQPIIVVDASGMNAQEPANQLFKAGFANVVILKEGIAGWSGENLPLVRGK; this is translated from the coding sequence ATGCAAGACATCATGCAGTTTGTTGGTCGTCATTCAGTGCTAAGCATTGCCTGGCTTGCCTTACTGGCGGCCGTGATTTACACCACGTTCCAGGGTCTGACTTCGAAGGTGAAAGTTATCACCCGTGGTGAAGCTACCCGATTGATTAATAAAGAAGATGCCATTGTGGTTGACCTGCGTCAGCGCGATGATTATCGCAAAGGCCATATTGCCAGTGCGGTTAACCTGATGCCTGCTGAAATTAAAGCCGGTAATCTCGGGGAGTTGGAAAAACACAAATCGCAACCCATTATTGTGGTGGATGCCAGCGGTATGAATGCTCAAGAGCCGGCTAACCAGTTGTTCAAAGCTGGTTTTGCTAACGTTGTGATACTGAAAGAAGGTATCGCAGGCTGGAGCGGTGAAAACCTGCCGCTGGTGCGCGGAAAATAA
- a CDS encoding repressor CpxP, whose amino-acid sequence MRKVAAAAIASTLMLSAFSSLAAGVETSDNRQLSDGLAARNSVQSQMFDGINLTEHQRQQMRDLMQQSKHEKPSVNISEMETMHRLVTAEKFDERAVRAQAEKIAQEQVARQVEMARVRNQMYRLLTPEQQAVLKTRHEQRMQQLRDISGLHHSSSVQLLSSSNQ is encoded by the coding sequence ATGCGCAAAGTTGCCGCTGCCGCCATCGCCTCTACACTGATGCTCAGTGCGTTTTCCAGCCTGGCCGCTGGTGTCGAAACGAGCGACAACCGACAGCTAAGCGACGGACTTGCCGCCCGCAACAGTGTGCAGAGCCAGATGTTTGACGGCATTAATTTAACAGAACATCAGCGCCAGCAAATGCGCGATCTCATGCAACAGTCAAAACATGAGAAGCCATCTGTAAATATTAGCGAAATGGAGACCATGCATCGTCTGGTCACCGCGGAAAAATTCGATGAACGCGCTGTGCGCGCTCAGGCTGAGAAGATTGCCCAGGAGCAGGTTGCCCGCCAGGTTGAAATGGCGCGAGTACGCAACCAGATGTACCGGCTTTTGACGCCAGAGCAGCAAGCGGTTCTTAAGACCCGACACGAGCAGCGAATGCAGCAGCTTCGGGACATATCAGGGTTGCACCACTCTTCATCGGTGCAACTTTTGAGTAGCAGTAACCAGTAA